A window from Micromonospora terminaliae encodes these proteins:
- a CDS encoding diphosphate--fructose-6-phosphate 1-phosphotransferase, with amino-acid sequence MRLLIGQTGAPTSVVNASLRGFLEAAADHDVLALRGGPDGLVEGRLTPVTAADVPAAATRHGGSWLGAGRRAVTEADLDTALDVLAANGIEGVALIGGNGTMALLHALGERAAATGRELSVVGIPKTVDNDLVGIDHCPGYGSAARYLATVVPDLARDHAAMAGIEPVRIVETLGRSVGWLALAATRHRDDPAHAPHLVLIPELAFDRAAFLAAVQDALHAHGRAFVVVSEGAASEMTDDPFEAVNHTRIILGGVSRALAGLVSTELGVAARGEVLGMVQRSSGALASDVDRAEAAEAGRHAAKLLADRATGLMVGLHRDGGQTVYDPVPLAEVAGRTRPVPPNWRTTDPADLGDFHDWLSPLLGQN; translated from the coding sequence ATGCGCCTGCTCATCGGACAGACCGGCGCACCGACCAGCGTCGTCAACGCCAGCCTCCGCGGCTTCCTGGAGGCGGCGGCGGATCACGACGTGCTGGCGCTGCGGGGCGGCCCGGACGGCCTGGTCGAGGGCCGGCTCACCCCGGTCACCGCCGCGGACGTACCGGCCGCCGCGACCCGGCACGGCGGATCCTGGCTCGGCGCCGGCCGGCGCGCGGTCACGGAGGCGGACCTGGACACCGCCCTCGACGTGCTGGCCGCCAACGGGATCGAGGGCGTGGCGCTGATCGGCGGCAACGGGACGATGGCGCTGCTGCACGCCCTCGGCGAGCGCGCCGCCGCGACCGGGCGCGAGCTGAGCGTCGTCGGCATCCCGAAGACCGTGGACAACGACCTGGTCGGTATCGACCACTGTCCCGGGTACGGCTCCGCCGCGCGCTACCTCGCGACGGTCGTCCCGGACCTGGCCCGGGACCACGCGGCGATGGCCGGTATCGAGCCGGTCCGCATCGTGGAGACCCTCGGCCGCTCGGTGGGCTGGCTGGCCCTCGCCGCGACCCGGCACCGCGACGACCCGGCGCACGCGCCGCACCTGGTGCTGATCCCCGAACTCGCCTTCGACCGGGCGGCGTTCCTCGCCGCCGTGCAGGACGCCCTGCACGCCCACGGCCGGGCGTTCGTGGTCGTCAGCGAGGGCGCGGCGAGCGAGATGACGGACGACCCGTTCGAGGCCGTCAACCACACGCGGATCATCCTCGGCGGGGTCTCCCGGGCGCTCGCCGGGCTGGTGAGCACCGAGCTCGGCGTCGCCGCCCGCGGCGAGGTGCTCGGCATGGTGCAGCGCAGCAGCGGCGCGCTCGCCAGCGACGTCGACCGGGCCGAGGCCGCGGAGGCCGGACGGCACGCGGCGAAGCTGCTGGCCGACCGCGCCACCGGACTGATGGTGGGCCTGCACCGCGACGGCGGTCAGACCGTCTACGACCCGGTGCCGCTCGCGGAGGTGGCCGGCCGGACCCGGCCCGTACCCCCGAACTGGCGCACCACCGACCCCGCCGATCTCGGCGACTTCCACGACTGGCTCTCCCCACTCCTCGGTCAGAACTGA
- a CDS encoding aldehyde dehydrogenase family protein — translation MTDPIVNDILSATTGVRVAGRVAGGPRLAVLDPSTGEPFTEVSTGNGADAEAALGLAQRALPVWAGTPRDARSAALRAIAADVEALAAAPEWPALITRETGKRLAESAAELGLTVAYFRIMADLLDRQEAEQLSVVPGIGHRVTARPAGVAAVLTPWNFPVSIPARKIAPALAAGCPVLFKPSELAPLSSMVLTAVVERHVPAGVLSAVLGTPTDVVDPWLADRSVGVVSFTGSTRVGRLVAAAAAPRFLRTVMELGGCAPFLVLPDADPQAAAQTLLVAKYRNNGQSCIAANQIFVAREVAAEFTEAFVAATEKMVVGLPTDPATDLGPLAPAGDPARMAALVEEAVSRGAKKVTSGAAPEKGHFAPATVLLDAPADSRVLTEEIFGPIAPIHVYDDLDDALALHQATGYGLAGYVCGADLDRAHAVADRLSAGIVGINTGTPNTPWIPFGGVRDSGLGYEGGRPGLEAFQTFLSVGAKAQG, via the coding sequence GTGACCGACCCCATCGTCAACGACATCCTCTCGGCCACCACCGGCGTGCGCGTGGCCGGCCGGGTGGCGGGCGGACCGCGGCTCGCGGTGCTCGACCCGTCCACCGGCGAGCCGTTCACCGAGGTCAGCACGGGAAACGGCGCCGACGCGGAGGCGGCCCTCGGCCTGGCGCAGCGGGCCCTGCCGGTCTGGGCGGGCACGCCGCGCGACGCACGGTCGGCGGCCCTGCGGGCCATCGCCGCGGACGTCGAGGCGCTCGCGGCGGCGCCCGAGTGGCCCGCGCTCATCACCCGGGAGACCGGCAAGCGGCTCGCCGAGTCGGCGGCCGAGCTGGGGCTGACCGTCGCCTACTTCCGGATCATGGCCGACCTGCTGGATCGGCAGGAGGCCGAGCAGCTCTCCGTCGTACCCGGGATCGGTCACCGCGTGACCGCGCGGCCCGCCGGTGTCGCCGCGGTCCTGACCCCCTGGAACTTCCCGGTCTCCATCCCGGCGCGGAAGATCGCGCCGGCGCTGGCGGCGGGGTGTCCCGTGCTGTTCAAGCCCTCCGAGCTGGCGCCGCTGTCGTCGATGGTGCTGACCGCGGTCGTCGAGCGCCACGTGCCCGCCGGGGTCCTGTCGGCGGTGCTCGGCACGCCCACCGACGTCGTCGACCCGTGGCTCGCCGACCGGAGCGTCGGGGTCGTCTCCTTCACGGGGTCGACGCGGGTGGGCCGGCTGGTGGCCGCGGCCGCGGCGCCGCGCTTCCTGCGCACGGTGATGGAGCTCGGTGGTTGCGCGCCCTTCCTCGTGCTGCCCGACGCGGACCCGCAGGCGGCCGCGCAGACGCTGCTGGTGGCGAAGTACCGCAACAACGGCCAGTCCTGCATCGCCGCCAATCAGATCTTCGTGGCCCGGGAGGTGGCGGCCGAGTTCACCGAGGCGTTCGTCGCGGCGACCGAGAAGATGGTCGTCGGCCTCCCCACGGACCCGGCCACCGACCTCGGTCCCCTCGCCCCGGCCGGTGACCCGGCCCGGATGGCCGCGCTCGTCGAGGAGGCGGTGAGCAGGGGCGCGAAGAAGGTCACGAGCGGCGCCGCCCCGGAGAAGGGTCACTTCGCCCCGGCGACCGTGCTGCTGGACGCGCCCGCCGACAGCCGGGTGCTGACCGAGGAGATCTTCGGGCCGATCGCGCCGATCCACGTCTACGACGACCTCGACGACGCGCTGGCCCTGCACCAGGCCACCGGGTACGGCCTGGCCGGCTACGTGTGCGGCGCGGATCTCGACCGCGCCCACGCCGTGGCCGACCGCCTCTCCGCCGGGATCGTCGGCATCAACACGGGCACCCCGAACACGCCGTGGATCCCGTTCGGCGGCGTGCGGGACTCGGGCCTCGGGTACGAGGGCGGCCGCCCCGGCCTGGAGGCCTTCCAGACCTTCCTGTCCGTCGGCGCGAAGGCGCAGGGGTGA
- a CDS encoding mandelate racemase/muconate lactonizing enzyme family protein yields the protein MHLKAAPPAAETRTVTLPDAAVTDVRCRVFRARPTEQIAMSFAPLTHRVMILVEVELADGSVGVGESWANYPAWAWRERIATIQDGVAPLLIGRCFPDPATAQRALLAELVPLGRQWGAPGPVHQAISGVDMALWDLAARHAGTSLARLLSAAPRTELPVYGSSLGPTGVADVAYRCAALGLTAVKVKVGFGADTDLTNVGTARRILGDQVQVFADANQAWRLTEALEMVPALADLGVAWVEEPLAGDRPGELAELSHRTGMPLATGENLYGAAAFEPYLDAVEILQPDLGKVGGVTEFLEVLAAATAAGRTVNPHLYNGAVATAVTVQAGAISPATQLIEWDIRSNPLRQAADGLLTAHGTVRVPDGPGFGIDLDQDQLDAYEEQLP from the coding sequence ATGCACCTCAAGGCCGCACCCCCTGCCGCGGAGACCCGCACGGTCACGCTGCCGGACGCCGCGGTGACGGACGTGCGGTGCCGGGTCTTCCGGGCCCGCCCCACCGAGCAGATCGCCATGTCCTTCGCGCCGCTCACCCACCGCGTGATGATCCTGGTCGAGGTCGAGCTGGCCGACGGTTCGGTCGGCGTCGGCGAGAGCTGGGCGAACTACCCGGCCTGGGCGTGGCGCGAGCGGATCGCCACCATCCAGGACGGCGTCGCGCCGCTCCTGATCGGCCGCTGCTTCCCCGACCCGGCCACCGCCCAGCGGGCGCTGCTCGCGGAGCTGGTGCCGCTGGGCCGCCAGTGGGGCGCCCCCGGCCCGGTCCACCAGGCGATCAGCGGTGTCGACATGGCGCTGTGGGACCTCGCCGCCCGCCACGCCGGCACGAGCCTGGCCCGGCTCCTCAGCGCCGCCCCCCGCACGGAGCTGCCGGTGTACGGCTCCAGCCTCGGACCAACCGGGGTCGCCGACGTCGCCTACCGCTGCGCCGCGCTCGGGCTCACCGCGGTCAAGGTCAAGGTCGGGTTCGGCGCGGACACCGATCTCACCAACGTTGGAACCGCCCGGCGGATCCTCGGCGACCAGGTGCAGGTCTTCGCCGACGCCAACCAGGCCTGGCGGCTGACCGAGGCGCTGGAGATGGTTCCCGCGTTGGCCGACCTCGGCGTCGCGTGGGTCGAGGAGCCGCTGGCCGGCGACCGCCCCGGCGAACTGGCCGAGCTGAGCCACCGAACCGGGATGCCATTGGCTACCGGGGAGAACCTCTACGGCGCCGCGGCGTTCGAGCCCTACCTGGACGCGGTCGAGATCCTGCAGCCCGACCTCGGCAAGGTCGGCGGCGTCACCGAGTTCCTGGAGGTGCTGGCCGCCGCGACTGCAGCCGGTCGGACCGTGAACCCGCACCTCTACAACGGTGCGGTCGCCACCGCCGTGACCGTCCAGGCCGGCGCGATCTCACCCGCGACCCAGCTCATCGAGTGGGACATCCGCTCCAACCCGCTGCGGCAGGCCGCCGACGGCCTGCTCACCGCCCACGGCACCGTCCGCGTGCCGGACGGGCCCGGATTCGGCATCGATCTCGACCAGGACCAGCTCGACGCGTACGAGGAGCAGCTACCGTGA
- a CDS encoding DeoR/GlpR family DNA-binding transcription regulator, whose product MSVEAMRYDGAPQRRTHIMAALRRAGFLSVADISAQLGVSQMTIRRDLRRLAESGEVLLVHGGVSLPPGGVGGPGYASRALSHAGAKRAIGAAAARLVQPGDTIGVDSGTTTAEVAHALPEDFDGCVITHSVPVLAHMLSRPRSRVIGIGGELLHDNQAMVGFAALDLVRRMRVRLLFLGASAVDERGAYVRSEVELSAKHALMDIADEVVLLVDASKLTATAPVQVCGFDRIDTLVVDGPLPDAVAAAARRTGTRVVTA is encoded by the coding sequence GTGTCAGTGGAAGCCATGCGCTACGACGGCGCCCCGCAGCGGCGGACGCACATCATGGCCGCGCTCCGCCGGGCCGGCTTCCTCTCGGTTGCCGACATCAGCGCCCAGCTCGGCGTCTCCCAGATGACGATCCGCCGCGACCTGCGGCGCCTCGCCGAGAGCGGCGAGGTCCTGCTGGTGCACGGCGGCGTAAGCCTCCCGCCGGGCGGCGTCGGCGGCCCCGGCTACGCGTCCCGCGCGCTCAGCCACGCCGGCGCCAAGCGGGCGATCGGCGCCGCCGCGGCCCGCCTGGTCCAGCCCGGGGACACGATCGGCGTCGACAGTGGCACGACCACGGCCGAGGTGGCTCACGCGCTGCCTGAGGACTTCGACGGCTGCGTGATCACCCATTCCGTTCCCGTACTGGCCCACATGCTGTCCCGGCCCAGGTCACGGGTCATCGGGATCGGCGGCGAGCTGCTGCACGACAACCAGGCGATGGTGGGCTTCGCCGCCCTGGACCTAGTCCGGCGCATGCGCGTGCGCCTGCTCTTCCTGGGCGCGAGCGCGGTCGACGAGCGGGGCGCGTACGTGCGCTCCGAGGTCGAGCTGAGCGCCAAGCACGCGCTCATGGACATCGCCGACGAGGTCGTGCTGCTCGTCGACGCGAGCAAGCTGACGGCGACGGCCCCGGTCCAGGTGTGCGGGTTCGACCGCATCGACACGCTGGTCGTCGACGGTCCGCTGCCCGACGCGGTGGCCGCGGCCGCGCGCCGCACGGGCACCCGCGTCGTCACCGCGTAG
- a CDS encoding sulfite exporter TauE/SafE family protein, protein MAPVGDLLAVGAVALGATMQRATGLGFALVAAPFLVVILGPFSGVTLANLLSAVINLIVLCVTARALQRRVAVQMIAGVVLALPLGVWVVRELPGRVLLVGIGLITAGSVTWVAVGRSMPFLRHRGGAVASGFASGFFNTTAGTGGPPLAVYAVSTGWEHRSFVPTVQLVGLVTNVLSLAAKGAPVLSWRLLLACGAAMLAGIGGGHYLERWLPETATRRWVLALALTGSVIAIGKGVAAW, encoded by the coding sequence ATGGCCCCCGTCGGCGACCTGCTCGCGGTCGGCGCGGTCGCGCTGGGCGCCACCATGCAGCGGGCGACCGGCCTGGGCTTCGCCCTGGTCGCCGCCCCGTTCCTGGTGGTGATCCTCGGCCCCTTCTCGGGGGTGACGCTGGCCAACCTGCTCTCCGCCGTGATCAACCTGATCGTGCTGTGCGTGACCGCGCGGGCGCTGCAGCGCCGCGTGGCCGTCCAGATGATCGCCGGTGTGGTCCTGGCCCTGCCGTTGGGCGTCTGGGTGGTCCGGGAGCTGCCGGGCCGGGTCCTGCTCGTCGGCATCGGCCTGATCACGGCGGGATCGGTGACGTGGGTGGCGGTGGGCCGGAGCATGCCGTTCCTCCGGCACCGCGGTGGGGCGGTGGCCTCCGGGTTCGCGTCCGGCTTCTTCAACACCACGGCTGGCACGGGCGGGCCGCCGCTCGCCGTCTACGCCGTCAGCACCGGCTGGGAGCACCGGAGCTTCGTCCCGACCGTCCAGCTCGTCGGCCTCGTGACGAACGTGCTGTCGCTCGCCGCGAAGGGCGCCCCGGTCCTGTCGTGGCGCCTGCTGCTGGCCTGCGGCGCGGCGATGCTGGCCGGGATCGGCGGCGGGCACTACCTGGAGCGGTGGTTGCCGGAGACCGCCACCCGGCGGTGGGTCCTGGCGCTCGCCCTCACGGGAAGCGTCATCGCGATCGGCAAGGGAGTGGCGGCATGGTGA
- a CDS encoding YidH family protein, whose protein sequence is MVRRDVPARWPRRVFGRGSDPDPRFSLANERTFLAWIRTSLALVAAGVALEAVNLPMVPGMRRAAAIVLILLGAAAPAQAWFGWTRTEIALRLGRSLPPPLLVVPVGAGLTLVAVLLLLGLVR, encoded by the coding sequence ATGGTGAGGCGCGACGTTCCGGCCCGGTGGCCGCGCCGCGTCTTCGGCCGGGGCAGCGACCCGGACCCGCGGTTCAGCCTGGCCAACGAGCGCACGTTCCTGGCGTGGATCCGCACGTCCCTGGCGCTCGTGGCCGCCGGCGTGGCGTTGGAGGCGGTGAACCTGCCGATGGTGCCCGGGATGCGCCGGGCGGCGGCGATCGTGCTGATCCTGCTCGGCGCCGCCGCACCGGCCCAGGCGTGGTTCGGCTGGACGCGCACCGAGATCGCCCTGCGCCTGGGCCGGAGCCTCCCGCCGCCGCTGCTGGTCGTGCCGGTCGGCGCGGGCCTCACGCTCGTCGCCGTCCTGCTCCTGCTGGGTCTCGTCCGGTGA
- a CDS encoding DUF202 domain-containing protein produces MNAPGSARLDDGGLQVERTVLAWRRTAAAFVVAAAAAGRFLLPHHGGWVFLAATLSGATALVVVAAALRRRLPSSDAPAPPGSARPSGPWLAAVTLATAAGGLGVAVAVLHGAP; encoded by the coding sequence GTGAACGCCCCCGGCTCGGCACGCCTGGACGACGGCGGCCTGCAGGTGGAGCGGACCGTGCTGGCGTGGCGGCGTACCGCGGCGGCCTTCGTCGTGGCGGCGGCCGCGGCCGGCCGCTTCCTCCTGCCGCACCACGGCGGATGGGTCTTCCTGGCCGCCACCCTCAGCGGGGCGACGGCCCTGGTCGTCGTCGCGGCGGCGCTGCGCCGGCGGCTCCCGTCCTCCGACGCCCCGGCCCCGCCGGGCTCGGCCCGCCCGTCCGGGCCCTGGCTGGCCGCGGTCACGCTCGCCACCGCGGCCGGCGGCCTCGGCGTGGCGGTCGCCGTCCTGCACGGAGCACCCTGA
- a CDS encoding N-acetylglutaminylglutamine amidotransferase — MCGISGEARFDGSVPDGDAVLRMSEAMRSRGPDGEGRWNDGWITLGHRRLTIIDLSDAGAQPMVRDDLGLALVFNGCIYNYPRLREELREAGHTFRSTSDTEVILVAYAEWGEDFVDHLVGMFAVVLVDRARRRLVLARDRLGIKPLYLAESPGRLRFASTLPALLAAGDVDTGIDPVALHHYLSWHSIVPAPRTILRGVRKLPPATVRVVEADGRSRERVYWRPDYQRDAAHAGMDARDWQAAVGDALRTAVRRRLVADVPVGVLLSGGLDSSMIVALLAEAGQHHLQTFSIGFDSRGGESGDEFHYSDLVARTFGTDHHRIQLGDDDLEPAVRRTIEAMTEPMGSHDVVAFHLLSEQVARHVKVAQSGQGADEVFAGYAYHQPLTGVPRDDAAEAFAAAFFDRTHAELDQVVDPAYACDHDASRELLAGHLAAPGADTALDAVLRLDTHLMLPDDPVKRVDSMSMAWGLEVRTPFLDQDLVTLAAACPPEHKVAQGGKGILKEVAREALPAEVVDRPKGYFPVPALRNVDGPVRHLVAEALAAPAARERGLFRPGYVAELLAEPDRAQAAAGSNKLWQLGLLELWLQSHGIR; from the coding sequence ATGTGCGGGATCAGCGGTGAGGCGCGATTCGACGGGTCCGTGCCGGACGGCGACGCGGTGCTCCGGATGAGCGAGGCCATGCGATCCCGGGGGCCCGATGGGGAAGGCCGGTGGAACGACGGGTGGATCACCCTCGGGCACCGCCGGCTGACCATCATCGACCTCTCCGACGCCGGCGCCCAGCCGATGGTCCGGGACGATCTGGGCCTCGCCCTGGTGTTCAACGGTTGCATCTACAACTACCCGCGGTTGCGTGAGGAACTGCGGGAGGCCGGGCACACCTTCCGCTCGACCAGCGACACCGAGGTCATCCTCGTGGCGTACGCGGAATGGGGCGAGGACTTCGTCGACCACCTCGTGGGGATGTTCGCGGTCGTGCTGGTCGACCGGGCACGGCGCCGGCTGGTGCTGGCCCGGGACCGGCTCGGCATCAAGCCGCTCTACCTCGCCGAGTCCCCGGGGCGGCTGCGGTTCGCCTCGACCCTGCCGGCGCTGCTGGCCGCCGGCGACGTCGACACCGGCATCGACCCGGTGGCGCTGCACCACTACCTGTCCTGGCACTCCATCGTGCCGGCGCCCCGGACCATCCTGCGCGGCGTCCGCAAGCTGCCGCCGGCCACCGTGCGGGTGGTGGAGGCCGACGGGCGCAGCCGCGAACGGGTGTACTGGCGGCCCGACTACCAGCGTGACGCGGCACATGCCGGCATGGACGCGCGGGACTGGCAGGCCGCGGTCGGCGACGCGCTGCGTACCGCCGTGCGGCGGCGGCTGGTGGCCGATGTGCCGGTCGGTGTGCTGCTCTCCGGCGGGCTGGACTCCAGCATGATCGTGGCCCTGCTCGCCGAGGCCGGGCAGCACCACCTGCAGACGTTCAGCATCGGGTTCGACAGCCGGGGCGGCGAGAGCGGCGACGAGTTCCACTATTCCGACCTCGTCGCCCGCACCTTCGGCACCGATCACCACCGCATCCAGCTCGGTGACGACGACCTGGAGCCGGCGGTCCGCCGCACGATCGAGGCGATGACGGAGCCGATGGGCAGCCACGACGTCGTCGCGTTCCACCTGCTCTCCGAGCAGGTGGCCCGGCACGTCAAGGTGGCACAGTCCGGCCAGGGCGCCGACGAGGTGTTCGCCGGCTACGCCTACCACCAGCCCCTCACGGGGGTGCCCCGGGACGATGCGGCCGAGGCGTTCGCCGCCGCGTTCTTCGACCGCACGCACGCGGAACTGGACCAGGTGGTTGACCCGGCGTACGCCTGCGACCACGACGCCAGCCGCGAGCTGCTCGCCGGGCACCTGGCCGCGCCCGGTGCGGACACCGCGCTCGACGCGGTGCTGCGCCTGGACACCCATCTGATGCTGCCCGACGACCCGGTGAAGCGGGTGGACAGCATGAGCATGGCGTGGGGGCTGGAGGTGCGTACCCCCTTCCTGGACCAGGACCTGGTGACTCTGGCTGCCGCCTGCCCCCCGGAGCACAAGGTCGCGCAGGGCGGCAAGGGGATCCTCAAGGAGGTGGCCCGGGAGGCCCTGCCCGCCGAGGTGGTCGACCGGCCCAAGGGCTACTTCCCGGTGCCGGCCCTGCGCAACGTCGACGGACCGGTGCGGCATCTCGTGGCGGAGGCCCTCGCCGCGCCGGCCGCCCGCGAGCGTGGCCTCTTCCGGCCCGGGTACGTCGCCGAGCTGCTGGCCGAACCGGACCGGGCCCAGGCCGCCGCGGGCAGCAACAAGCTCTGGCAGCTCGGCCTGCTGGAGCTGTGGCTCCAGTCCCACGGCATCCGCTGA
- the glnA gene encoding type I glutamate--ammonia ligase — MFANPEELQRYLTNEDVKFVDVRFCDLPGVMQHFNLPVESVDDSLFTDGLAFDGSSIRGFQTIHESDMLLLPDVASAFIDPFRAQKTLALNFFIHDPFTREAYSRDPRNVAKKAEAFLAASGIADTAYFGAEAEFYIFDSIRHETSAHQSFYYIDSIEGAWNSGREEEGGNRGYKTAYKGGYFPVPPVDHYADLRDSIVRRLVDTGFTVERSHHEVGTAGQSEINYKFSTLLHSADQLQLFKYIVKNEAWANGKTATFMPKPLFGDNGSGMHTHQSLWLNGEPLFYDETGYAGLSDTARWYIGGLLHHAPSLLAFTNPTVNSYRRLVPGFEAPVNLVYSQRNRSACTRIPVTGSNPKAKRVEFRVPDPSSNPYLAFSAMMMAGLDGIKNKIEPPAPIDKDLYDLPPEEWGDVKQVPGSLPAVLDALETDHDYLLDGDVFTPDLISTWVSWKRANEVDPVRLRPTPHEFALYFDC, encoded by the coding sequence GTGTTCGCCAATCCCGAGGAACTGCAGCGTTACCTCACCAACGAGGACGTGAAGTTCGTCGACGTTCGTTTCTGTGACCTGCCCGGCGTGATGCAGCACTTCAACCTGCCGGTCGAGTCGGTCGACGACAGCCTGTTCACCGACGGCCTCGCGTTCGACGGTTCGTCGATCCGCGGCTTCCAGACGATCCACGAGTCGGACATGCTGCTGCTGCCGGACGTGGCGAGCGCGTTCATCGACCCGTTCCGGGCGCAGAAGACCCTCGCGCTGAACTTCTTCATCCACGACCCGTTCACCCGTGAGGCGTACTCGCGGGACCCGCGCAACGTGGCGAAGAAGGCCGAGGCGTTCCTGGCGGCGAGCGGCATCGCCGACACCGCCTACTTCGGCGCGGAAGCGGAGTTCTACATCTTCGACTCCATCCGCCACGAAACCTCCGCGCACCAGTCGTTCTACTACATCGACTCCATCGAAGGCGCCTGGAACTCCGGCCGCGAGGAGGAAGGCGGGAACCGGGGCTACAAGACCGCCTACAAGGGCGGCTACTTCCCCGTCCCCCCGGTGGACCACTACGCCGACCTGCGTGACAGCATCGTGCGCCGCCTCGTCGACACCGGCTTCACCGTCGAACGCTCCCACCACGAGGTCGGCACCGCCGGCCAGTCGGAAATCAACTACAAGTTCTCCACCCTGCTGCACTCCGCCGACCAGCTCCAGCTGTTCAAGTACATCGTCAAGAACGAGGCCTGGGCCAACGGCAAGACCGCCACGTTCATGCCCAAGCCCCTGTTCGGGGACAACGGCTCCGGCATGCACACCCACCAGAGCCTCTGGCTCAACGGCGAACCGCTGTTCTACGACGAGACCGGCTACGCCGGCCTGTCCGACACCGCCCGCTGGTACATCGGCGGCCTGCTGCACCACGCCCCCTCCCTGCTCGCCTTCACCAACCCCACCGTGAACTCCTACCGCCGGCTCGTGCCCGGCTTCGAAGCCCCGGTCAACCTGGTCTACTCCCAGCGCAACCGCTCCGCCTGCACCCGCATCCCCGTCACCGGCAGCAACCCCAAGGCCAAGCGCGTCGAGTTCCGCGTCCCCGACCCGTCCAGCAACCCGTACCTGGCGTTCTCGGCGATGATGATGGCCGGTCTGGACGGCATCAAGAACAAGATCGAACCCCCGGCGCCGATCGACAAGGACCTCTACGACCTGCCCCCGGAAGAATGGGGCGACGTCAAGCAGGTCCCCGGCAGCCTGCCCGCCGTCCTCGACGCGCTTGAGACCGACCACGACTACCTCCTCGACGGCGACGTGTTCACCCCCGACCTGATCTCCACCTGGGTCTCCTGGAAGCGGGCCAACGAGGTCGACCCCGTCCGCCTGCGCCCCACCCCGCACGAGTTCGCCCTGTACTTCGACTGCTGA